ACTCGCCGAGGTGCACCCGCGCTGGCGAACGCCGGTGAATGCCATCCTTGCTCAAAGCGTGTGGTCGCTCGTCCTATTGCTGTTCTGGGGGACTTTTGAGAACCTCATCGTATATGTGACTTTTATGGACTGGGTGGGGCTGATGCTGGTGGGCACCACGATTTTTGTCTTTCGCAGAAAAAGGCCTGATGCGCAGCGTGGCTACCGCACGATATTGTACCCATTCACGCCGTTGGTGTTTGTGGGCATTTCGATGTGGTTCATCGTGTTCACGTTGGTTGAAAATCCCGTGCGGGCAATGGCTGGGATGTGCGTGGCGGCAGTGGGTCTGGGGGCGTACTGGTTTTATTTTAAGAAGAAGGCGTAGTAAGTGCTATTGTCAACCATCTCCTACCAACGAAAACAATTTCGCCCTGCCCCCCAATCCTTTCTCGCTTGCCAATCGTAAATCGTAAATCGTAAATCCAAAACAATTTCGCCCTGCCCCAATCCTTTCTCACCTGGGCATAAAATCGTGCAAGGCAAACAACATCAGCCCCAAAAAGGCCAAGATGGTGATAAAAAGGAAGGCGTTGATGCCCGGAGCCAGCCACGACCAAGCCGTTCGTTGTTGCCTTGCGCCGCGCAAGCCGAGCCAGAACCCCCACACGCTCAGTGCGACGGTGGCCACAAGGAGCGCAATGGTAATCCACGATTTCCCACCGGAAAACTGCGGCGATTTGGCAAACAGCCCCATGGCGAGGCAGGCAAGCACGGCGATGAGGAGCGAGCGATTGGTGGCGTTCATTGTTGTGTCTTTGGCCTTTGATGGGGGGACGTGAAACGTTTGCCATATGCCGTGAGATAAACCCACCCGGCAAGGCTCATAGCGGCTGCAAAATAAAACACGGCAGGCATTCTTGACCAGTCATTTGCAAAATACCAACCCGACAAAAAGGCGCCACCGCCGATAGCGATTTCCAGCGCGATATACATGGTAGCCAGTGCCCGGCCTTTTTGCTCTGGTCGGCCCAAATCCACCGTCCAGGCATTGATGGCTGGGGCAAACACGCCGTTGCCGAGACCAAACACGACCGAACCGAGATAAAAAAGGTGTGGGGTGTCCGCTTTTGCAAAAATCACCATGGAAGCCGCGATGAGCAGGGCGGAGATTTTCAGCACAGGCACCCGCCCCAAGCGGTCGGAGATTTTTCCGGCAAAAAACCGCGTGGAAACACTTGCAAGGGTGAAAAGCGTGAAAAAAAGCCCCCTGTTGCCGACATTCAAATGGTCGCTCAAATCGGGCAGCAAAGTGAGAATGACCCCGTAACTGAAGTAGCAAAATATCATGGCGAGCGCCGAAGGCAGCGCGAGCGGGTCGAACACATCGTCTTTTGTGACTTTTAGAAGCCCCCAGCGGAAGGGCTGCTTGTTGCGCAGGGTTTCCTTCAAATTGAATAAGATAAATACCGAGAGCGCAGCCAGCACCGCCGAGGCATAGAACATGGGGTTGGGGTTGCCCTCAAAGTATTTGACCATCCAACTGCCCAACGGAGGCGAGGCCGACACGCCCAAACTAAAGCAGATGCCAAGTATGCCCATCGCCTCGCCCAAGCGACCCGGCGGCACAATGTCGGCCACATAGGCCGAAGTGCCTGTCGGCTTGAAACCCGTGCTGAATCCGTGAAAAAAACGCAGCACCAAGAAGCCACTCACAAACGCCAGAACGGGGTAGAGCAGCCCGCAAACGATGCAGGCCAACGTGCCAACGTACATCACGGGCAGCCGCCCGACGGTATCGGTCAGTTTGCCACTAAATGGCCTTGACACACCCGCCGTGATGGTGAAAAGCGCGATAATCAAGCCCTTGTGCTCGCCACCGCCCATGCCCGAAAGGTAGGCAGGCAACTCCGGTATCATCATGTTGAAGCTGGCGGCAAACAGCGCGTGAGAAAGGCAAAGCAGGAGAAACGCAGTGGTGTAGAGCCGGGCGGGTGGAGGGTGGTGCGACATGGCGGTCTTATACCTTGATTCGCTAGGATTTGTTAGATGAACGTGATTGATGTTCTTGATTTTGAACAGATTGCGATTGCAGATATGCCCAAAACCTAACGGCGAGAAGTATAAAACGTCGAGCGGTCGGGAGAGTTCCTCGCTGGAAAGAAATTTTATGGCTCCTTTGAGTGGGGCTGAATCATCTCCCCTTGTGCCTGCTTTGGGCTATGGCTTTGGAATTTCTCGAAAAAGATAATCTGCGGCAATTTCAAACCCATTGAGCAATTTGGAGCGCACCGTGTCGCCAACGTAGGCTTTTTGAAGCAGCACAAACTCCTTGCGTTGATTTTCAAACACCTCAACCGTTTTTTTCTTGGTGTCAACCAGCCAAAACTCGCGCACGTCGTGGAGTTCATAGACATACTTTTTCTCCTCTTGGTCGTATTTTTTGTTGGAGGAAAGAATCTCCACCACGAGGTCGGGAGCGCCTTTGATTTTGCGACCTTCTTTGATGATGCCGAGCCTTTTGTTTGAAATAAAAAGGATGTCGGGCTGAAACACGTTGTCCTCGTCCAATTCCACATCCATAGGGGCTTCGAGCACGAGGCCGAGGTTGCGTTCCTCGACAAAATCATCCATTTTTTGTAAAAACTTAGGCAGGACAACAGACATTGAATTTTGACAGGATTTACAAGATTTACAGGTTCAATGAAGTGGCTTCGCCGCCAAAAAACCTGTAAATCTTGTAAATCCTGTCAAAAATATATAAGGCTGTCATCCGAGTCCTCTGCGTCTGGAAGCTGACTAAGTTTTTACCATTTTTTTTACAAGGCTCAGTGAAGTGCGCTGGTGGGGGATTTCAGGTGAGGGAGCGATGACGAGGCGATTGTTGATGAGTTCGTAATAGGGTGGGCCGGGCGGCAGGTTTTCAAAATCCTGTGCCGTGTAGCGTCGGTCCACACGGACGACGAAAGTTTCCTGTTCGGATGCTGTTTTCAATCCCATATCAAGCGATTTTGCTACAAAACTACGTCGTTCAGTTTTGATTTCAAAAAGCCGATGAGCACCTCCAGCCCGCGCTCGAAGTCTTGGTTGTTGTTTATCACGACATCGGCCTCCTCTTTATGGGGCAAGATGTACTTTTCGTAAGCGGGCAACACATGATGCTGGTAACGGTACAGCACCCCGTCGAGCACGTCGCCGCGCTCTGCTTGGTCGCGCAGGATGCGGCGAATGATTTTTAGGTTTTCCTTGGCATTGATGAACACTTTCAAATCAAGCAGTGCCGCGATTTTTTTGAAGTGAAAAACGAACAACCCCTCGATGACCACGATGGGCGCTGGCTGAAGGGTGATGGTTTTAGGCTCCACCTTCATGTCGTTGTAAACATATTCTCGGATAGTCACCGCCTCGCCAATGATGAGCCGTTGGAGGTCTTCGCGCAGTTTCTTTTTGTCGAACGACTTGGGCAAATCGAAATTGATTTCGTCGTTTTGGTCTCGTTGCTGCTGGTCGTTGGGCAAGTAATAGTCGTCTTGCGAAATGACGCACAGCTGCTCTTCCGAAAACGCCGCCCGCAGGCGACGGATAAAGCTCGTTTTCCCGCTGCCACTGCCACCCGTGATGCCGATAATGTAGGGTCTCATACCTTGTTGATTGATGATTG
This genomic interval from Saprospiraceae bacterium contains the following:
- the udk gene encoding uridine kinase, which translates into the protein MRPYIIGITGGSGSGKTSFIRRLRAAFSEEQLCVISQDDYYLPNDQQQRDQNDEINFDLPKSFDKKKLREDLQRLIIGEAVTIREYVYNDMKVEPKTITLQPAPIVVIEGLFVFHFKKIAALLDLKVFINAKENLKIIRRILRDQAERGDVLDGVLYRYQHHVLPAYEKYILPHKEEADVVINNNQDFERGLEVLIGFLKSKLNDVVL
- a CDS encoding Uma2 family endonuclease is translated as MSVVLPKFLQKMDDFVEERNLGLVLEAPMDVELDEDNVFQPDILFISNKRLGIIKEGRKIKGAPDLVVEILSSNKKYDQEEKKYVYELHDVREFWLVDTKKKTVEVFENQRKEFVLLQKAYVGDTVRSKLLNGFEIAADYLFREIPKP
- a CDS encoding MFS transporter; its protein translation is MSHHPPPARLYTTAFLLLCLSHALFAASFNMMIPELPAYLSGMGGGEHKGLIIALFTITAGVSRPFSGKLTDTVGRLPVMYVGTLACIVCGLLYPVLAFVSGFLVLRFFHGFSTGFKPTGTSAYVADIVPPGRLGEAMGILGICFSLGVSASPPLGSWMVKYFEGNPNPMFYASAVLAALSVFILFNLKETLRNKQPFRWGLLKVTKDDVFDPLALPSALAMIFCYFSYGVILTLLPDLSDHLNVGNRGLFFTLFTLASVSTRFFAGKISDRLGRVPVLKISALLIAASMVIFAKADTPHLFYLGSVVFGLGNGVFAPAINAWTVDLGRPEQKGRALATMYIALEIAIGGGAFLSGWYFANDWSRMPAVFYFAAAMSLAGWVYLTAYGKRFTSPHQRPKTQQ